In Capra hircus breed San Clemente chromosome 5, ASM170441v1, whole genome shotgun sequence, the DNA window GGGCTGAGGctaagacaggaggagaaagaggaaaggagacaagaaCAGGTTCAAAGcctccctggggtcccaaagtaCCTAGAATTGCAGAGAGGATGGGACCTTCAGCCATTATCTAGTATAGGGGATGGCCAGCAGTTTCCTCTTCGGCCTACTCTGGAGGGCTGTGTTGAGGAGGATTCTGAGGTTATGTCCAAGCTCAGTGGAAAACAGCGCTGTGTTGAGAAAGATTCAGGAACTGTGTCCAGCCTCAGTGAGAGCAAGTGAGGTAATTGATTATTGATGTCCGTGTTAGGAGTAGAGGGAGGAATGTGGGGAGATAAACCAACCATTTGCCACTTCTGATCTTTCTAAGCCTCTTGTTTTTACACACAAACACTATGATGATTGTCCCCACTTTGAGAGGAAACCAAGATCCAGAGAGGAAAAATGGCTTGTCCTATGGGCCATGCCTCCAGAGTTCTGCATCGGTCAGCCACCACATATTGCTCAGCACCCAGCAGGCTCTTAGATCACCTCTCCCATCAGGCTCTCTGTGTAGCCCAGACTGCCTGGGCACCATGTAACACCCCAGCCCCCTAAACAGCCAGCCAGGAGGCCTGGATATCTGGGTGACACTTGCAGGCCCAACATAGATCCTGGCACATCAGAGCTGGGTAGCCTTGGAGCCAGGCAAGCCCTTCTGTTTACAGGGGTGGGGAAACAGGGCCCAGAGAGGGTGCCCTGTGAGGACCTCACTGCGAGGAGACATGTGGTTCCATGTGGCCTCAGACCCAGGCTTTATCCGCCgttagctgtgtgactctgggctaCTCTATTGACTTTTCTGGCCattacctcacagggttgttgggAGAACTGGCGTGCTGATGGTGTGAAGGCAATCAGGATTCAGTCCTGGGACCTTTACAGGTGTTCAGAATTCCTCCTGACTTAGGAGAAGGCAGCCATTCAcctgctgtgtgacttcaggcaagAGGGGCCCCTCTCTGGTCTCCACCTCCCCTTGGGTGAAGTGAGGAGGCAGGGGCCAGACAGTCTGTAAGAGACTTTCCTGTGTGACCCTGGTCAGCCAGGAGACACCAAGTCAAAGCGATGTCCCAGGAATTGCTACAGGCCCAACCCCTCCTGGACAGACTCAGTAATTCTAATAACCCCCCAGGTGCACACTGACGTCTTTGTTTGCAACATTTGGTTCCATCAAAACCCTATGAGATAGGTATTGTTCCCAACCTACAGATGGGAAAGTGGAGACCCAGAGGGGAGGAGTGgcttgcccacagtcacacagccTGGAGAAAACAGAGATGGGACTCAAACCAGGCTTGACCCTTAATCCACTGTTCCTTTCCTTGTTTCCTATACCCTCCCTGGGAGCCAGTTATGAAGACAGAATCCCTTTGTCTCCCTCCCATCCTCCTGGTATCTGTGTGCCATCCCTGCCATGCAGAAGCAGATAGAAAGGAGGAAGAATTGGAGGCAGGGCCAAGAGGTTTTTCTCTTGACGGTCTTCAGCAGATTTGGGCTTGGCACGAGGTTCAGACCTTGACAAGCTGGGTGAAATTGTCATAGGCCACCAATCCACACCTCACCAGTGCCTGCTCCCTGCCAGCCCCTGTGCTGGCAGCCTCACACCCAGAGCTGTCTGCGCCTGGTTCTTGGCTGTGGAGGTCCCTGTCTGGTGGGGAGTCAAGGAAACAGACCATTACAACATAGGGTAGAACTGCTGGGGTGGGCGGTGCTGAAAAAGTCCTAGGAGCCTGGgaggccttcctggaggaggggatgtcCATGCTCAGGGCAGAAGGCTGAATAGCAGGAGTCTGCCAAATAAAGTGGGAGTGGGAGGAGAAGTGTCACAAGGTTTGGCGTGACGCAAAGGCAAGAAAGCATGGGGTGAGAGGAAGTGAAAGAAATTCCTTGTGGCTGGAGGGCAGAATCGAGGCAGGCAGTAGTGTGAAAGGAGCCTGGGGGTTAGTAAACGGGGTTATATGATATGGTACAAGGGATGTTTTAGCCAGTTTTAGCCTctctgaggagaaggcaatggcaccccactccaatactctggcctggaaaatcccatggacagaggagcctggtaggctgcagtccatggggttgctaagagtcaggcatgactgagcgacttcactttcacttttcactttcatgcattggagaaggaaatggcaacccgctccagtgttcttgcctggagaatcccagggacgggggagcctaatgggctgccgtctatggggtcgcatagagtcggacacaactgaagcgacttagcagcagcctctCTGAAGAGGTAGCACTGAGCAAAGATCTAAATGATAAGTCTTTGGGGagataaaaggaagagaaaagtaaagagaacaacaagtgcaaaggccctgaggctggaaTGAACCATTCAGTGGGGCCACTGTAGCTGGACCACTGGGGCCAAGGGAAGTGGTATGAGATGAATTCTAAGATAGCAGGGCCCTTGAATGCGAAGATAGTAGtgtttggattttattccaagTGGGAGAAAAACTGACCTTGGTCTCCTCTCTCCCCTAGGTCTTAGCCCAGAGGGTAACTTCTGCAAACATGTCTGTGGATCCCTTATCCAGCAAAGCGCTGAAGGTGAGAAGGCAGCCCTTATTGTCTcctgtcctcccctccctccctgcccaggcTGAGCTCCCATCCCAGCTTCCCCTTCAGTTCCTAGAATCCCCAAGAGGGGCTCAGCAGACATCAGGCATTCATGAAGCCATTCATGGGCCTTTCCAGGCCCCGCCTGGCTGGGAACCAGCAGGCCTGGGATCTGGCCATAGGCTGTGTGCCCCAGGGCAGGTCACTTCCCTCTCTAGACCTACTTCCCCATGAAGACAATGTCCACGGAACGGTTGGACTTTAAAGGTGCTTTCTTGGGTTTTTCTGGCTGAGTCCCCGCCGAGTCACTGGGTTAGAATCCGGACTGAGCTCTAGGGTGGCTCCTTTTGTATCCAGATCCCGGTCTCACCCGGTTTCCCCTTTGGGGATTCCTGCTCCCCTTCGGAGTCTTGGAGCAAGTCCAGCCACCAGCTCAGTGTCCCTGGCGTGGAATGGGGAACACTAGCGGTGGAGGGGAAGCCGACCCCAGCACCTGCTGCGCGCCGGGTCCAGAGCTCAGGGCCCGCAGGGTAGAGTGtgaccctgagcctcagtttccccacgcGCCCATGCCCGCAGATCAAGCGTGAGCTGAGCGAAAACACGCCGCACCTGTCGGACGAAGCGCTGATGGGGCTGTCTGTGCGCGAGCTGAACCGGCACCTGCGAGGGCTCTCGGCCGAGGAGGTGACGCGGCTCAAGCAGCGCCGCCGCACACTCAAGAACCGCGGCTACGCGGCCAGCTGCCGCGTGAAGCGCGTGTGCCAGAAGGAGGAGCTGCAGAAGCAGAAGTCGGAGCTGGAGCGCGAGGTGGACAAGCTGGCGCGCGAGAACGCCGCCATGCGCTTGGAGCTCGACGCGCTGCGCGGCAAGTGCGAGGCGCTGCAGGGCTTCGCGCGCTCGGTGGCCGCCGCCCGCGGGCCCGCGGCGCTGGTGGCGCCGGCCAGCGTCATCACCATCGTCAAGTCCGCCCCGAGCCCCGGCCCGGGCCCCGCCCCTGGGCCGGGCCCcgctcccggccccgcccccgccgcctgcTCCTAGTGCTCGCCGAGACCCGCCGGTTCCACCCACGCCCATTCCCCAAACCACGCCCCTCCGACCCCAGCTGCCATCCCGAAGTGCCTAAGCGCCGCCTCTGTCTCCAAGTGCCATTTCTCTGCAGCCACCAGCTCCCTCCATGGTGAACACACGTTCCCTCCCCAGATCCTGTCTTCCTCGTGCGGTCTCTGAAACTGGGACCTAACGGCCCCGGGGAGGGGCAACTTTGGTGAGATAGGAAGTCGGGTGAGGTCGAGGTCTGGCGTTTCCTAAAAACTTCAGCCTTCTTAGTTTGGGAGGATGGGATACAAAGCTGATTAGAGAAGGGCCATCGAGGGGAAGATGGCCACCCCTCATTTTGTAACTGTTTGCTCAGATCGTGCCATCGGCCCGTCCCCACCCTCCAGGATACAAGACTAGACTTGACCCCGCATGCCTCTGGTAGGATTGTCCAGCTGGGAAGTTGATGTTCCCGCCTCTGCTTTGGGCCTGGATGCCTGGCCCTCCAGAGCTGGAAGATTCATTAGAAATCTCCTAGTgaagcccatttcacagatgggaaaacaggccTCCAGCGGACCCGACAATGCCCAAGGCCACATATGCTTAGCGGTTAAGCTGGAACCATGTctttccactgctgccctgagaGTCCAGCCGTGGTGGTCAGGGGGACAGTGGTCGTGGCCTGAAAAGGTGATGCAAGGGCCTCCGTGGTCTGAGAGGTAGCTCTCTGTGAGTCAGGTGAAGAGAAGtagagggaaagagaaggtgATACAgatgggggagagggaaggagctgGCCTGACTCTGTCCTGGGCTCTCCCTGGACCCAGGGAGCTGGCCAAAGAGAAAGGGGACAAAGGAAGTGACCACAGAGGCAGGTGGGGAGATGAGAAGACAGATCCTACAGTTCTGAACCTTGGGATAGGGGTCGTTAAAAAGGGAAGGGTCCTACCTGTCCATCCTATTGGGTGGGGGCGGGTCACTGCCATTGACTGCTATTCTCCTGGGAAGTctggccccagcccctcccctttccctattAGACAGCTGCCCCTTCCCGCTGTTTATTTATTGCACGAATCTAAGTTATTCTCCCCAGCCAGAGGCCTAGCGCCCACTGCCTGGGAAATGTGGCGTGCAGTCCTGAGCtgtactttatattttatatctgcaaataaaacacattttatctTATATTTAGGGAAAGCCGGATagcaaaacaaccaaaaaatgtgttttaaaagaaaagtgcCCGGCccccagaatttatttatttttctgacttacaGTAAGCGAGTTATCCGCCTTCTGTATTTTGTAGACTTCCTGAATAAAGTCAAGTTCTCTTTTTCCACAGTTTAGAAGTACGTGTCCTGGTTTatgtggtttgtttttgttttttttttttttttgcgggggtgGGTTCTGAATGAGGGCCCCAATATGAATTCTGCTTTCAGTCCCATGCAGAACCCTCTGCTGGGTGGGAGGGTTTCCTCcaatttgcagatgaagaaactgtgaCCCATCACTAAATCTAGCACCTGGGCTTGCACTGGGGTAGGGTGGGTTGGTGGGGGTGAAGGGGGATGTAGGGTAGAGGTGGGAACCAGACAGGGTTTTGTCCTTCCATCTCGGTGCCTGGAACCAGGGAGCCTCCCTGGGGAAGGCAAAGCCAGGCGAACAATGAAATGTAGGGTTAAATTCCCTGGGCATCCCGTCAGCAAATAAACAGTCCCACCCAGAGAGGAAAATTCCCCGATTTAAGAGGAATTGCACTTTCACATTGAGGTCTGACTTTCTACAgccaagtaaaaaatattttcctcatgttccggaaaggcacagggaggcagagagagaagtgACTTCCTCCGCCCCAGCCTGCAGGCCTAGAATGCAACCCTGGGTCTCATCCTAAGCCCCAAACTCCCTGCTGTTGTTGCCGTCCAGTCACTGAGTAGTGCCgacgttttgcgaccccatggacttcagcatgccagacttctttGTTAATTTAATCTGACCTGCCAGCGCTTCTGGGGCACCCTGGGAAGGAGTGTTCTGTGGTTCAGGGGTCAGGGAAATTGGGGTGTGTTTTTCTCTAGCTGTATGACCTTCGATGGCTTATGTCACCGCTTGCAGCCTGTTTACCCATCTGTACAACTCAAGAAGTGTAAGGTAGTACGTGGGGATGCCAGGGGCTGCAAGCTTCCACAGGCAGAGTGAACGCTTACCCCAGAGCACCTGATGGCCAGGAGGAGGAGTTCCATGAGGCTGGGTATGGAGGGATGGCCGGGCTAGAAGGATGCTTCTGGAGAGGACCTGAAAGCTGGGAAACAGGCCCAGGCCCTTCTGCCCTCTCAGGCTGGGGTCCAGGATCCTGATGCCGAGACAGAGAGCCCAAGCCCATGGAAGGGACAGCAGGAAGGCATGCGGGGACCGAGTGGAGGGTGGCGGCTGGGAATTTCCCCACCCACGCCACATTCCTGAGCGCCCCGTCAGCCGGGCCAGGCCACAGAGGGCATGCAGAGGCGGCAGGGAGGTGCCAGGTGTCCGGCACATGCCCACTGCTGGGCAGACCGTGCTCCAGGCCTCCTGCCCCAGGTCCCAGGGTGGAGGCATGACGATGGACTAGGAGGCATGACGATGGACTAGGAGGCATGAGGATCACAGGAAATTCTTCAAACCCCAGGGAGACACCTGCAGGAATGGGGCTGCTGGAGGGTGCACCCTGTTTAGCTGGTTGACTGAAGCCAGCACAAGGCACCAACCCGCTGCTGGGTGTCGAGGTGGGTGGACCTAGTGACCAATGTCCCACTGGCCAGAAGAGGGGGAGACACTCTGGGGAACTGGACCCCAATTTCAGTCTGGCAATGTGACCCCCCCATCACTTATACCTACAACTCGGACAGAAGAGGGTTTTCTAGGACACCTTTGAACCCACAACCACTAAACGCATCCCCAAACACACATACACGggagctgggggaaaaaaaatctcacccACCAGCAGAGAAGATTTCAATACAAGCTATAttatctcatatatatatttctttctcaCTGTATTTGCTCACTTCTGTCACGCATTTAAAATGTCACAGAGACCAAAATAGAGCGGCTTTCTGGTGGAACTCATGGCAGTCATACACGAGATACAAAACTAGGGGACTCTGTCTTCTCATACATCATACAATtaatttttcaagtattttttatgTACAAAGAGCTACTCTAtcgggaaaaaaaaataaaaataaaaaataaaaagacaaggtaGGTTACACATCCTAGGAAGGAGGGGTGGAGTGGTTGGGCACGCGTTCCCCGCCCCCATCTCCCCGAGGGCTGCTAGCTCCCTGCCATGGGGCACCTCCCGTCCACCTTGCAAGTGGCCAGGGGCCAGAGCAGGCAAAGACGGGGGTAGGGGACAGGGAGTCAACAGCCCACTTTGGCCTGGAAGGAGAATCAAATTTATGAAAGCAAATGACAGGGGCAGCCCAGAGGTTCTCCATGGACAGCCCGCACCTACCCGCTGCCTTCCTGCACAGCTTGGTACCAGCTGGCCAGGCCCATCCAACAGGGGCCCACAAGCTGGCCTCTGTGCCCCTCAACGCCAGTGCTGGCTTGGTCATCAAAAGAGGCCGGGGAAGACTCCTGGGATGGAACCCCCTGCCCGACCTTGGCATGGTTCAGTCCAGGAGTGGCCAAAAGGTAAAGAGATGCCAAGGTCCCTCAGGGCTGggcccccttccccttcccctcctccaggctgGTGCAGCCCACACCCGCGTGCTCTCTGGGTATCATGTGACAGGAACTCCTGCC includes these proteins:
- the MAFF gene encoding transcription factor MafF; protein product: MSVDPLSSKALKIKRELSENTPHLSDEALMGLSVRELNRHLRGLSAEEVTRLKQRRRTLKNRGYAASCRVKRVCQKEELQKQKSELEREVDKLARENAAMRLELDALRGKCEALQGFARSVAAARGPAALVAPASVITIVKSAPSPGPGPAPGPGPAPGPAPAACS